GGGATGTGTTCGCGGCGTGTCAGTGCGAGCATCCATTGGAACATATCTTCGTTGGAGTCAATACGTGGCTCATACAGATCATTATCGATTCGGCATCCTGTCTTTGAGATAGCTACATCTTTATTCATTGACTCCGGAACCAGATGGAGCATGCGGCGAACGGGTGGGGCCGGCATTGCCTCGGTTTCCGTCCATAGCTCTGCACGGGTCTTTGTGCCGTTCTTTCGTGGTGGCTGCTGATTGAAGCGCTCAACCTCGGTTTGAATGTAGGCGCATAAGCGTTCAAACGTATACATCTCCGGATCTCGCTTTGCTGCCTGGATGGCATTAAACCCACCCTTCTCATCAACAAAGCTGGGAAGATCTTTGAGCAGTGCATCAAAGAGGGCAAGAAGGCGCTCGATTTTTCCTCGCCCCTGTGGTCGGCCAGGAATACTATTGGTGAGGGTCGTCATCCTCTCGAACTCTTCTGACAGATCCTCAAGCAGCTCTCTGAGCGTCATGAATTGTGAGCCATGGTCGGTGTAGACATACTCGGGTCGCACCTGTGCATAATACATAGCACTCGCAAGCAAGACGCCTACATCCTTTTTGGTGAAATCAGCCCGTTTCGGAAAACCTTCCTCATCGCGAATTATCCGGGGATAAATACCAGCCCGAACAATGTATTGAGAGTAATCATCCATAATCAATAGCAAAGTAACGGTGCATACCAATCCTTTATAGCGAACATAGATCGGCAGTGGGCGACCATCTATTTGCCATCGGATATTGGGCCGTCTAACATTATTGGGCAAGGTTGGCATCAGATGTTCTTCGAGATATTTCTTCCCAAATCGCGCACGGGCGACGACAATAGGATCTGCTATATTCAGCCGATGAAGATAGCGGCGAGTTGATTGGAGTGATTTGGTGAACCCTGTAAACTTTGTCAAAATGTGATGGATAAAAGAAACGGTTGATTTTTTATTTAGGGTTACTACATGGCCATCGTGACCACGCGAATGCTGCTTTCGATTGAGATAGAAGTAGCATATTATAGCTTCTTGCTCTAGGGACATGCGTGAGCCAGGGATCGGGCCACGTTTTGACTCTATAAATACGGTTATGTTCTGCTCACGCTCATACTTCTTTCTCCAACGATCTATGGTAGAAACGGAAACTCCGAGCGTATTTGCCGCCTCTTGTCTCAATCCAGAGCCATATAAGCTTCCATGTTCTGCCATCTCTGTAATGAGTTGCTTTATGACGGCTTCACGACGACGAAGCTCTTTCTCTGTCAGCCCTTGTGCTTTTAACCGGTTCTTCTGTTCTTTCGTCAGGGCATCAAGATCTTTGACCTTTCGACCTCGCTCCATCCTTGTGAGAACAGGCGGTGTTGTTCCATAGTTCTGCGTTGTCTCAATTACATCACTCATACCCATGCTCCTTGTGACGAATGAGCGGCAGATAGCGCACCGCATCAGCACGCTCGATGAAGAGGCCTCTCGCCCGGCCCCATAGGGCTGGCTGCATTCGTATGGATACCGGCTCCCCTGGCTCGATGGCCGCATCGCTGGCCCCGTAGGTGCGCCGCTCCCACGCGACCCCGTTGCGGATGGTGGTTGTCTGGCCAACGGCGGGGAGCAGCCACCCAGCGGCGGCAGTGGTATGCCCAGGCAGATCCACCCCGTGCGTGCGGAATCGCGGCGGGGCCTGCTTGACCTGGTGGGCGTCGAAGCAGGTGGTCGCGACCCACGTGCGGATATCCTGGGTCGCCTGGAGGATGGTGGCGTGTGGCGGCGGGGCGCGGTAGCGCCCGGCAACCAGTGGCGGCTGGTAGTGCCGCTGGAGCGCGTGGATAATCTGCCTGATTGCCGGAAAATCGCGTAGGTGCGTCTCTAGCGCGGTGAGCGGATGGAGGCCCGCAAGCAGCAGGTGTGTGGCCCGTTGAAGCACAGGGGCCTCATGGAAGGGCGGCGGGACATGGATGTGCTCGGGGATGCCACGCAGCGGCCAGTGCCGCGTGGCGGGGTGGAAGATGGCCGCATACAGCGCGAGACCAATGTCCAATGCCGTCACCGCCTGGTCGGTCACCCAGAGGTCGACCGGGGTTGCGCCGCCCTGGTCGATGACTATGAGGGCGGTGCAGGTGGCACCCAGCGGGCGCTGGCTGGGGTCGACCAGCTGGATGGGCAAGTCCAGCGGGATGACGAGCCAGTGCTCGTGGAGGCGGTCCACGCCCATCAGCTTGAGCGCGCGGCGCTGCGGGACACCGACGAGCCGTGGGATATTGCCGCTGTTGTAGTAGTGATCTTTGGGGAAGTGCTGGAACAGTATAGTGATGATGTGCTTGGGCAGTCGGGGGA
This portion of the Chloroflexia bacterium SDU3-3 genome encodes:
- a CDS encoding transposase, which produces MRPSSQGSRYPYECSQPYGAGREASSSSVLMRCAICRSFVTRSMGMSDVIETTQNYGTTPPVLTRMERGRKVKDLDALTKEQKNRLKAQGLTEKELRRREAVIKQLITEMAEHGSLYGSGLRQEAANTLGVSVSTIDRWRKKYEREQNITVFIESKRGPIPGSRMSLEQEAIICYFYLNRKQHSRGHDGHVVTLNKKSTVSFIHHILTKFTGFTKSLQSTRRYLHRLNIADPIVVARARFGKKYLEEHLMPTLPNNVRRPNIRWQIDGRPLPIYVRYKGLVCTVTLLLIMDDYSQYIVRAGIYPRIIRDEEGFPKRADFTKKDVGVLLASAMYYAQVRPEYVYTDHGSQFMTLRELLEDLSEEFERMTTLTNSIPGRPQGRGKIERLLALFDALLKDLPSFVDEKGGFNAIQAAKRDPEMYTFERLCAYIQTEVERFNQQPPRKNGTKTRAELWTETEAMPAPPVRRMLHLVPESMNKDVAISKTGCRIDNDLYEPRIDSNEDMFQWMLALTRREHIPMRAIKLDEPLYRTPEDKGWKAQICLDPDNPYWCELVPSGSQRFDEATYNQMLQWVQNRAEEEGDSRPEQLLPFIKSFDPSELMKDVHTKEPLLPEEVATPEEPLVKPVIPPSSEEVAGKRKPRRKTAGARPSAKSTPPKDTGVDWESMPTFDDLLREAGS